Genomic window (Sphaeramia orbicularis chromosome 7, fSphaOr1.1, whole genome shotgun sequence):
AGACAAAAGAATGGGTATTTTACAGTGTTGACTACAGTAAAATGGGAAACTACTGAGTGCTATTGTATGTAAGTATGGATTTTATTTAATGGATTTACAACATGATTTCCCAGATCTAAGATTTAATAGTCCACGTTCTCGATTGTTTATCGATAACAGGGTAATGGGCATTCACGCAGCACTATGAATACTCTTATGTCAACTGACATCTATTAATGTTTGTGTCAGGGCTGGGGTCCCTTCACTTTTATGGTCTTTTCAACAGTTATTGAGCAAGtcccacttttttttctctctaagaAGTGGTGTTAATTTGTGTAGTTGCTGAATAAATCACTGAACATTATGGTACAGTTAGTTAAAATACTTTTTGAATGTAAATTCAGCTCAAAGTGAACTGACGCCAGCCCTGGCTTATGGAAACTTTCTTTTTTAGACTTTTAATTCTGTCCAAAATATGACATGTTTGATTTCCATTTCTTCTATGTGTGATTTTATTAGGTTATTATACATGTTTGCCTCTGTTTTAAGAGGCATTGCATTTTAAATGGTAAATCCACACTAGATCTGCAACACGACACAACAGCCTCTGACCACAGCTCCATCAGTTATGTCATTGCCATTGTTTTCCATCACTGTCAGAAAACCTGCAGTGACATCACTGATGGAGGTGGAGTCAGAAATGCAACATGAGTGAAAACTTGAACTCCGAGCGTTGCACTGCAGCTGCAGTTTTCTGGTGTGATTCAGTGTGGACTTACCCTTAAAGCATGACACACACCTGCTGCAAATCCTGTTTCCTGCCATCTAGTGGTTGAAACATTTCCTTTACTGCACAACTTACTGGGAAGTAAAACATTAGTGTGTTATTCTTTAACCCGGCCAGTACTCAGTCTGAGGGACATCATTTTGTTTTATAGACCAGTCCTTTTTATTGAGGGCACTGTTCTGATGTCACTCATCATGTTTAGTAGTGGGTGTTTATGCCTTTTTTGCAgagataataaataaattgtgTGACAAATGGAAAGATTATATAGTTTTATAAGGATTTCTTTATTTGATAGCACAGAGAAAAATATTATTATATCTATTCACAGCCCCAAAAGCTACTGACTGATTCACTCCATACCTTATGAAAAGTGTCTTTCCTGTATTCAGAGGTGTCACAATGTAAGGCACGACATAGCTTACAGTTGACTTTTGTGATTTAAATGATATAAACCTTCTTGAAGCCATAACTCATAGTTTTAGGAACTTCTGAGTTATCCACATACCGCAGGCTGAACAGAGCTTCGTAAATCAAACTTCTCCTGATCTTGTCTGCTGACAATTTTGATTTAAACACACAGCTGTTAGTCGACACCGTTTATCATAACCGACGTTTTGAGGAAAACGTGGTAAAGTGCATACACAGACTGAACAGAAATCTGCTGTAGTAAATTCAGTAGTGCATTCAGCTTTCCTGTGTGGGTGTTTTGGTTTTTAAATTGTAAATTTACAGTCATGTATGCATGCCGAGAGCATTATTTTGATACAAAAACTGTACTTTGCCcagttatttaaaaagaaaaataacaaaaaatatcttAAAGAATAATTAGATCTGTGCTTTTAAGTCTGTACATTTTGGACAATAAAGAGTAATATAAACACTTCCAGTGTCTATAAGTGgtcatttaaaaagtgatgtgctTGTTCATGCTGTAGATAAGTATAGACTAAAactcagaggtgtcaagtaatgaagtacaaatacttcattaccttacttaaatagaaattttggttatctatactttaccggcgtaattatttttcagccacattttattgatttcatttcagcttgttttcattccagcttgttatcgttcaaaaaaaaaaaaaaaactatccaaataaatctGTATAGAGTGAATGTcactgtggttggatgagaagtataaacatacaccattctgacaccctattggtttgtatgagatccatcacacctgactttttgctcCATTCCAATACTtctattcaactagtcatcatatcttctgctccatgaaacacatgttaatgctcagtagtgcacatatGTGGTACTTTCATACATTTGCATTAGACTAAAATGCGCTCATTTTCAGTGGGCATAtatgaaacaggtagactagtgcatccaaatgtttcagcattaacattttaatgtaaCATTATAGTccttatggcctttagaaaaatgtttttggggaggtggggtaactgcactataggcccctgtggtaccacctaagccagtgtttttcaaccttggggtcaggaccccacatggggttgcctggaattcaaatggggtcgcctgaaatttatagtaattgataaaaaaataaataaataaataaacagcaacttacaaataaaaaaatatatggtgagttgagagagacaatccaaatacataaaagacataacaaactgaagctgaaactgaagcactgtggtactgtttatctttcaaatgctcattgtggtcagtttcagatgctgcagctctttcataattcatagttggagttctggtttgttcagtattaattgtcagccttgtaaatccaagctggactgactgtacatatcctgaccaaggaaaataaaattctcactttgtgcagtaatctacacctggcttttctgcctttgtccataataatatccaTTATATGACTTAAACGttgtttaaaattaatgtttatttgcaacatagtatagaaaactattacatgatcaaaaacaaataaattttagcaaaaaaaaattctccgttttgaatgtctgaggttgccagaaatttgtgatgttacaatggggtcacgagccaaaaaagtttgggaaccactgacctaagcttttgtcctaatggcattttttcccccttacatttactttaatactttaagtagttttgaaaccagtacttttacacttttacttgagtaaaaaactAGAGCTGATACTTCAACTTTTACAGAAGTCTGTTATAACcctagtatctgtacttctatctgatgaatgaatgggaatacttttgacacctctgttaaaactttacagcaggggtgtcaaacatgcggcccgggggccaaaactggcccgccaaagggtccaatccggccagtgggatgaattagtgaaatacaaaaattgcactgaagatattaacaatcaaggatgtcaaaataaattgagttcaattccatctaaagtggtcagaccagtaaaatactatcataataaagtataaataatgaaaaccacatatgttttctctttgttttagtgtaaaaaagtaaaattacacaaaaatgttaacatttacagactagcccctaacaaaaaatgtgaaaaacccgaacaaatatgaacaacctgaaatgtcttaagagatttaagagtaattgtaccaatattctgtctgttattaaatattttttgtatttgtagatccactgtgatctgtatgttgtaatgaacatgtaaaaatgagaagctgaggccaaataatggcataaattgttaaaattgcactttttttcttaataaatttaattttggtcatggttcatgtttttccatatttttttaaaagagagtttgtagatgtagaagttttgataatataatcttacttttttcactctaaaatatagaaattagacatacaaattttggaattgatattatttttgtattattatgttattattttaatgatccggcccacttcaggtcatatatgtggcccctgaactaacatgagtttgacacccctgcttaacAGTCTGTGGAAAAATTatctgaagataagataagataagataagataagataagataagataagataagataagataagataagtcttTAAAATGGGTAATTTACAGGTAAAGTCAAAGAAAATAATCTGCAGTGATGAACAAGAAAATAGTATAATATATAGATCTTTTTCTTCTTGTGTGGTATATTGTACATATTTGTAGAGGGTTTACTAGAGCAGCCCTGCTTTTGTGTTGTAGTCAAATACATCTATGGCATCAGGAACACAAATGGCTTTAGTATCTGCCAGGTGCACAGAGGACTCCAACAGCTTAATAATGGCAGAAAACGCAGGCCGATCTTTGAAACTCCACATCCAACAGTACTTCATTAGATCGTACCTAAAACCCAAACAACATGAATATGTCAGTGTCTTTCTCTCTCACCACATGCAGTCCTGTCATAGCTAAACCGTATTCTTGTTTGTGCAGAAATGCAACGCTCATAAGTACAACAGACCTCTTGCTATTAAGGGAAACATTTTATCTCCGTGTTTTGCTGACATGCAGCGTATCTCAGAGTACTTACAAAGATCCTCCGCAGTTTTCTGGTCTCTTCATTCGATACGATCCTTGTAGCTTTGGTAACACAGATAAAGGCTCAAGTTCAGGATATGGAGGAGACCCTGGGATTAAAAAGAATTCAACACAATAAGCAAACAattctttcattaaaaaaatgcacaAGGATTAAAAGTAATTTGTATAAGATGCTTTACCTAATGTTATCAGCTCATACAGGAGGATTCCAAATGACCACCTAAGGAAATAGGAATGTTAGTATAATTTCCATATTTACAGCATCCAGTGTAGGTGTGCTTGTGTTCTCAGCATGAATGTAGCCTTACACGTCGCTCCTGTCGATACTCAGCTGCATTATAATCCTCTCTGGGGCCTGCCATTTGAGAGGCACCTGCGTCGTCCTGTTCTTAACAGCTGAATCCGTTTTGCGTCCTCCAAATGCCACACCCAGACCAGATACCCGAGCTGAGAGGCCCGGGCCAATTAAAATGTTCCTGGCGGCAACATCACCGTGCACCAATCTGTGCTCTGACATCAGGTAATCCTGAGGGTGAAGCCAGAAAATCTCAAACTTTTAAAGAATATTTTGACGATTTATCACTTTATGAACCATAACTCTTGCATTTGTATCAAGGATTTGTTGTTGAACAGTGTGATATCAGTAACAGGACATGACATTTAATTGTGCTTATTTCAGTCAAGCTGTTTTTGGGAATAATTGGAATGACTCACCAGGCCAGCTGCCACCTGCTTTGCCAGCAAAAACACAGACCTCTCCGAGAAGTTCTGCGATAGATCTGCTGTGATCAAATTCTGTTGGAGGGAAAAGCCATTTTTCATGGTGGAGCTAAATTAAAACTGCCTGTGTCATCATGTAGAAATATATGTACAGTACCAGCCTGGGCCACAGTTGGGTAGAGCTTACATTTCTAAGTGTCCAGAGGAAGTGAAGGAGGTTCCCAGGGTCGTAGGCCTCTAACACCAGGTACATGGGAAAACGTGTCGTCTGACAGTATAACATCTGCACCACATTCTCATGCTTACACACTTTAGCGTGAAATAAAACCCAGTCCATAAACTCTTTAGCTTCGGGTCGGTCAGGGCCATCTGTGCAGGAAAACAGAAAGTCACAGGAATCAAAGTGTGATACATACGACAACCTTAGTAGTAGTGTGTTTTTTTAGAATTACAAAGCATTAGAAAGACAAAATGTATATGGGTGCAGGACATGGGGGcaaaaaatttaaaccagatgtagactaatgttatgaagcaagtttggaagcactaagggtctattttaaaaatagatatcactggtttacaattttttagagatgatttgcttcagagattaaatatgctaaatgttattttaataagattaattggaaaataaatgacaaaagtgccagtttgctgatgttttcaaagtatatgattaagtgttattacacatacaggatggggaagcaaaatttacaatgaacatttagttgttttttctcagcaggcactacgtcaattgttttgaaaccaaacatatattgatgtcataatcatacctaacactattatccataccttttcagaaacttttgcccatatgagtaatcaggaaagcaaacgtcaaagagtgtgtgatttgctgaatgccctcgtcacaccaaaggagatttcaaaaatagttggagtgtccataaagactgtttataatgtaaagaagagaatgactatgagcaaaactattaggagaaagtctggaagatactattaaagaagaatgggagaagttgtcacctgaatatttgaggaacacttgtgcaagtttcaggaagcgtgtgaaggcagttattgagaaagaaggaggacacatagaataaaaacattttctattatgtaaattttcttgtggcaaataaattctcatgactttcaataaactaattggtcatacactgtttttcaatccctgcctcaaaatattgtaaattttgcttccccaccctgtatatactggtttatgtacatttatataatagttttagaaatcttccactaaatagaacctgtaaagtgaatgtattctaatgtgcagacagtgttttgaagtagatcttgtagctctgagacaaatattccttttgagtcaaacccattctcttgttaattcttgaatttcacattttgacccaaggctgtatcttggaaagttcagccaaccagcatttttgacttgatttttctttatcagtgactctcatgtggtaaaatttcattacttttattctggaagcattttccttgtagaccagtgtatttactgagataaaagagaaactatttgtcagataaaacacatttttatatttttttatattcttttttatacaacaatccacatgtaacatggtaaaatggACACGGAAATtgcatgctactattttttttttatatctttgtatTCTCtcaggtatattttgggaatcgaactatttatgcaagacagagtgtttcacaaaaatgaccgctgttgcattttatttgtgtttaaatgtgcaggttctgcatgtaacaccagtggacacgatgggttacatgcaaaacTAGGAATGagtctgagattcatgaaaaacccacatgtctggataaaAAATCataaggatcatcaaatttaaccaATAACCACCCTCAATGCCATAAAAAGCAATGTTTAACACAacacatatatttacatttacatttatgcgtttggcagacacttttttcaaAAGCCACTTACggggggaaaaccaatcaaatcaatcaatcaatcaaattttatttatatagcgcaaaatcacaacaaaagttatctcatgacactttacatatagagttggtcaaaaccaaactctaagccaatttacagaaacccaacagaatctataATATATACAGTGATGGAGATCGTgcaatgactgaatgaatgactgtgtgtttgttttcatcattatttatttactattatgatgtttg
Coding sequences:
- the LOC115422439 gene encoding tyrosine-protein kinase STYK1 produces the protein MDGETKCNDTSSPFCDEESSGPLAVIIIPSLLALSTVLVVALIFCSLHKNKPRGQRTAAHSANSITLNNDLSSLENCTKHLKCTFGSGSLLNCLHCCVLTGQQRVCVTAASVSTPKMQAALYHWEIPKECVLEGVEFWQTGRYGPICKGLLKNRDGAASAVVVKSLRDGPDRPEAKEFMDWVLFHAKVCKHENVVQMLYCQTTRFPMYLVLEAYDPGNLLHFLWTLRNNLITADLSQNFSERSVFLLAKQVAAGLDYLMSEHRLVHGDVAARNILIGPGLSARVSGLGVAFGGRKTDSAVKNRTTQVPLKWQAPERIIMQLSIDRSDVWSFGILLYELITLGSPPYPELEPLSVLPKLQGSYRMKRPENCGGSLYDLMKYCWMWSFKDRPAFSAIIKLLESSVHLADTKAICVPDAIDVFDYNTKAGLL